In Chitinophaga varians, the following are encoded in one genomic region:
- a CDS encoding sodium:solute symporter family transporter, with protein sequence MKKLILPLLLILGMSFRTTVSRGQEAPAGYFSWGQLPVLPDDHGFAGSFAGVSNNALLVAGGANFPDGRAPWNGGIKQWHDQVWALEKPGGQWKQAGKLPMPLGYGVSATWRDALVCVGGSNKDGHTATAFLLRYTNGQVQTEPLPDLPVTSANASGALDGDILYIAGGTETPSDTTAVKYFWSIDLSRPAGSRQWQILPPFPGPARMLAVAGVQQHHFYLFSGVHTYTLPGEATIRRTFLADAWCYEPGKGWRSVASLPHAAAAAPSPAFTAGQSQLLIFGGDDGRYFEQSSQLKEQHPGFSDDILGYNTITDTWAVTGHMPVQKAGDSVTNPNGSTWAPVTTPTVVWQGQLIIPGGEVRPATRTPRILTATPTQPPSGFRLTDWMVVGLYFLLVVGISVVVSRNMQNTTSDFFLGGGKIPWWAAGLSIFGSKLSALTFIAIPAKAFATDWVYFLNNMMIVVVAPLIVYFYLPYFRKLKLTSVYEYLAIRFSPGVKLLGSFTFLVFQVSRLGIVIYLPALVLSAVTGVNIIICIVATSAITTAYSASGGIEAVIWTEVMQVGVLLGGALLSLVFISHSLDGGFGQVFTEAAAHGKFRLAILQWDITQPVLWVIFVGGFLTQLVTYSSDQVVVQRYLTTSTEKEARQSIYTNALLVIPASLIFFLVGTALWVYFRHHPANLNPHGNTDDVFPWYISQQLPAGLAGLVIAGLFAATMSTISSSMNAIATVITTDFYPLFRPAADDKQRFVFARRMTVILGVLGCGIALYLVSLHNTSIWDQYLKIIGLFGGCLAGMFLAGIFIPKVNARGIITGFTISAVSLYFVQRYTTINFFLYPAVAVVICVVTGYLASLGTGREAAQAV encoded by the coding sequence ATGAAAAAACTGATTCTTCCTTTATTATTGATATTGGGTATGTCTTTCCGCACTACCGTCAGCCGTGGCCAGGAGGCGCCGGCCGGCTATTTCTCCTGGGGGCAGCTTCCTGTCCTGCCGGATGATCATGGGTTTGCCGGGTCCTTTGCCGGCGTGTCCAATAATGCTTTGCTGGTGGCCGGTGGCGCTAACTTCCCTGATGGACGTGCGCCCTGGAACGGCGGTATTAAACAGTGGCATGATCAGGTATGGGCACTCGAAAAGCCCGGTGGCCAATGGAAACAGGCGGGCAAGCTGCCGATGCCGCTGGGCTACGGTGTGTCCGCCACCTGGCGGGACGCGCTCGTATGTGTAGGCGGCAGTAATAAGGACGGTCATACTGCTACAGCATTCCTGCTCCGGTATACTAACGGGCAGGTACAAACGGAGCCCTTGCCCGACCTGCCGGTTACAAGCGCCAACGCCAGCGGTGCGCTGGATGGCGACATCCTGTATATTGCAGGTGGAACGGAAACGCCTTCCGATACTACCGCCGTCAAATATTTTTGGTCGATAGATCTGTCCAGGCCCGCTGGCAGCCGCCAGTGGCAGATACTTCCACCCTTTCCCGGGCCGGCGCGTATGTTGGCCGTAGCGGGCGTGCAGCAACATCATTTTTACCTTTTCAGCGGCGTACATACGTATACGTTACCCGGCGAGGCTACCATACGCCGCACCTTTCTGGCGGACGCCTGGTGTTATGAACCTGGCAAAGGCTGGCGCAGCGTAGCGTCCCTGCCTCATGCAGCCGCAGCGGCGCCCAGTCCGGCTTTCACGGCGGGGCAGTCACAACTGTTGATCTTCGGCGGTGACGATGGCCGGTACTTTGAACAAAGCAGCCAGTTAAAAGAGCAGCATCCGGGTTTCTCCGACGACATACTCGGCTACAACACCATCACCGACACCTGGGCCGTTACCGGACATATGCCGGTACAAAAAGCCGGTGACAGCGTCACTAACCCCAACGGCAGTACGTGGGCGCCGGTGACTACCCCTACGGTTGTATGGCAGGGCCAGCTGATTATCCCCGGCGGAGAAGTAAGGCCTGCCACCAGGACACCACGGATACTAACGGCCACGCCTACACAGCCGCCCAGCGGCTTCCGGTTGACCGACTGGATGGTGGTGGGACTGTATTTTCTGCTTGTGGTGGGTATCAGCGTAGTGGTTTCCCGCAACATGCAGAACACGACCAGTGATTTCTTCCTCGGTGGAGGCAAAATACCCTGGTGGGCAGCCGGTCTTAGTATATTTGGCTCAAAGCTCAGCGCGCTCACGTTCATTGCTATTCCGGCCAAGGCCTTCGCCACTGACTGGGTATACTTTCTTAATAATATGATGATCGTGGTGGTGGCCCCGCTCATCGTTTATTTTTACCTGCCCTACTTCCGTAAGCTGAAGCTCACCAGCGTATATGAATACCTGGCCATCCGCTTCAGTCCCGGTGTAAAATTGCTGGGGAGTTTTACCTTCCTGGTATTTCAGGTCAGCCGTCTGGGTATTGTGATTTACCTGCCTGCGTTAGTGTTAAGTGCCGTGACCGGGGTCAACATCATTATCTGCATTGTGGCCACCAGTGCCATCACCACCGCCTATAGCGCTTCGGGGGGCATTGAGGCCGTTATCTGGACAGAAGTGATGCAGGTAGGCGTGTTACTGGGCGGTGCGCTGCTTAGCCTTGTCTTTATATCCCACTCACTGGATGGTGGTTTCGGCCAGGTGTTTACCGAGGCCGCTGCCCATGGCAAGTTCAGACTGGCCATTCTGCAATGGGACATCACACAGCCGGTGCTTTGGGTGATCTTTGTAGGCGGTTTCCTGACACAGCTGGTCACGTACTCATCTGATCAGGTGGTGGTACAGCGTTACCTGACCACATCCACCGAAAAAGAGGCCCGCCAGTCGATCTACACTAACGCGCTGCTGGTCATTCCCGCTTCGCTTATTTTTTTCCTGGTGGGTACGGCGTTGTGGGTATACTTCCGGCACCATCCGGCCAACCTGAACCCGCATGGCAATACCGACGATGTGTTTCCCTGGTATATCTCCCAGCAGCTGCCGGCAGGACTGGCAGGGCTTGTAATAGCCGGTCTTTTCGCCGCTACGATGTCCACCATCAGTTCCAGCATGAATGCCATTGCAACCGTGATCACCACCGATTTTTATCCCTTGTTCAGGCCTGCGGCCGATGACAAACAGCGATTTGTATTCGCCCGCCGGATGACTGTGATACTGGGCGTATTGGGCTGTGGCATTGCGCTCTACCTGGTATCGCTGCACAACACTTCTATCTGGGACCAATACCTGAAAATCATCGGGTTATTTGGCGGATGCCTCGCAGGCATGTTCCTGGCAGGTATTTTTATTCCAAAGGTGAATGCACGGGGAATTATCACCGGCTTTACCATCAGCGCCGTAAGCCTCTATTTTGTGCAACGTTATACCACGATCAATTTTTTCCTGTACCCCGCCGTGGCGGTGGTGATCTGTGTAGTGACCGGTTACCTGGCCTCGTTGGGCACTGGTCGGGAGGCCGCTCAGGCCGTATAA
- a CDS encoding alpha/beta hydrolase yields MKKFLLISMLTVSAFIAQAQQGKSILLYPEGVPNSKPAPADYREDADSNRIRLVTQPELIPFHAPAGKATGAAVVICPGGGYGSVVIGREGYAIARRFQQAGVSAFVVKYRLPNDRIMPDKSKGPLQDAQRALQIVRQHAAEWGLQPGKTGIIGFSAGGHLASTVGTHFAQPVIDNPAQLNLRPDFMILVYPVISFTSYMHAGSRKNLLGENPDSGLIKLYSNELQVTANTPPTFLLHAQDDKVVPVQNSLLFYNALVNAGVKAEMHLYQNGGHGFGLYNKTTQDDWFERCLHWMQANSWIQ; encoded by the coding sequence ATGAAAAAGTTCCTTTTGATCAGCATGCTGACAGTCAGCGCCTTTATTGCCCAGGCCCAACAAGGCAAATCCATTCTCTTATACCCTGAAGGCGTACCCAATTCCAAGCCAGCGCCGGCCGATTACCGGGAAGATGCCGACAGCAACCGCATACGGCTGGTCACCCAACCGGAGCTGATTCCTTTTCACGCGCCGGCCGGCAAAGCTACCGGCGCCGCGGTCGTGATCTGCCCGGGCGGCGGATATGGCAGCGTGGTGATAGGCCGTGAAGGGTATGCCATCGCACGGCGCTTTCAACAGGCAGGCGTTTCCGCGTTCGTCGTTAAATACCGTCTGCCAAACGACCGGATCATGCCTGACAAGTCCAAAGGGCCATTGCAGGATGCGCAGCGTGCATTGCAAATTGTACGGCAACATGCCGCCGAATGGGGCCTGCAGCCCGGCAAGACCGGCATCATCGGCTTTTCTGCCGGCGGGCATCTCGCTTCTACTGTAGGTACGCATTTCGCACAACCCGTGATCGACAATCCTGCGCAGCTGAACCTTCGCCCGGATTTTATGATACTCGTGTACCCTGTGATCAGCTTTACTTCGTATATGCATGCCGGTTCCAGGAAGAACCTGCTGGGAGAAAACCCCGACAGCGGGCTGATAAAGCTGTACAGCAATGAGTTGCAGGTAACGGCCAATACCCCGCCCACTTTCCTGCTGCATGCACAGGACGACAAAGTAGTGCCGGTGCAGAACAGCCTGCTGTTTTACAATGCGCTGGTCAATGCCGGCGTAAAGGCGGAGATGCACCTCTACCAGAACGGCGGTCATGGTTTCGGGCTGTACAATAAAACCACGCAGGACGATTGGTTTGAGCGATGCCTGCACTGGATGCAGGCCAACAGCTGGATACAATGA